Proteins found in one Gemmatimonadales bacterium genomic segment:
- the rpmJ gene encoding 50S ribosomal protein L36, translating to MKVRSSVKPICEHCKVVRRRGVIRIMCKRNPKHKQRQG from the coding sequence ATGAAGGTACGTTCGAGTGTCAAGCCAATCTGCGAGCACTGCAAGGTGGTTCGCCGCCGGGGCGTGATCCGGATCATGTGCAAGCGCAACCCCAAGCACAAGCAGCGGCAGGGATAA
- a CDS encoding dihydroorotate dehydrogenase yields MTIAGAAVESIALFGTTFQNPIILAAGTAGFGRELAETIDLESLGGIVSKAVSVDPRAGNRSPRVGEFPGGMINSIGLANPGLAQVADAELPWLIRNLERARFFVNVVGFTEDEYARVVAGLDSLGGMAGYELNLSCPNTSAGGIEFGADPAAVSRIVAGCRAVTRRPLLAKLSPALPDIPGMAAAAVDAGADGITLVNTMPGLIYEGGHPRLGNGNGGVSGPALLPIGLLAVSRVRRRLPETPIIGLGGVRTVEHVHQYLGAGANLVGVGTAALADPRLPERLARSWHRPRAA; encoded by the coding sequence GTGACGATCGCGGGCGCCGCCGTCGAGTCGATTGCCCTCTTCGGCACTACCTTTCAAAATCCCATCATTCTCGCTGCAGGCACAGCGGGTTTCGGTCGCGAACTGGCGGAGACGATCGATCTCGAGTCATTGGGCGGAATCGTTTCCAAGGCGGTTTCTGTCGACCCGCGCGCCGGCAACCGGTCTCCCCGGGTCGGTGAGTTTCCCGGCGGGATGATCAATTCGATCGGGCTCGCCAATCCGGGGCTGGCCCAGGTGGCGGATGCGGAGCTGCCCTGGCTGATCCGGAACCTCGAGCGGGCCCGGTTCTTCGTCAACGTGGTGGGCTTTACCGAAGACGAGTATGCCCGCGTGGTGGCTGGACTCGATTCGCTTGGCGGGATGGCAGGCTACGAGCTCAACTTGTCGTGTCCGAACACCTCCGCAGGCGGGATCGAGTTCGGGGCTGATCCTGCGGCGGTCAGCCGGATCGTTGCCGGCTGCCGTGCCGTGACGAGGCGCCCACTGCTTGCGAAGCTGTCGCCAGCGCTGCCTGATATTCCCGGGATGGCGGCGGCCGCGGTCGACGCCGGCGCCGACGGAATCACGCTCGTCAATACCATGCCCGGTCTGATCTATGAGGGCGGTCATCCGCGGCTCGGCAACGGCAACGGCGGTGTCAGCGGGCCGGCTCTGCTGCCGATCGGGCTCCTGGCGGTGAGCCGGGTTCGCCGCCGACTCCCGGAGACGCCGATCATCGGCCTGGGTGGCGTCCGGACGGTCGAGCATGTTCATCAATATCTTGGAGCAGGAGCCAATCTGGTGGGCGTGGGCACTGCGGCGCTCGCCGACCCCCGACTACCGGAGCGACTGGCCCGCTCCTGGCACCGGCCGCGGGCGGCCTAA
- the smpB gene encoding SsrA-binding protein SmpB, with product MAKGATAAKQAEGRLSVARNPRATHDYHILETHEAGIVLSGTEVKSLRQGKASIKEAFGVVRNGEVWLEGMHITPYEQGNRYNHVPVRTRKLLMHRHEIERLIGATEQKGCTLVPLELYFSGGRAKVALALGKGKKVHDRREDLKRRIADREMARGYKGRE from the coding sequence ATGGCCAAGGGTGCCACGGCAGCAAAGCAGGCGGAGGGGCGGCTCTCGGTGGCACGGAATCCGCGGGCCACACACGACTATCACATCCTGGAAACGCACGAGGCGGGTATCGTGCTGTCCGGGACCGAGGTCAAGAGCCTCCGGCAGGGCAAGGCCTCGATCAAGGAGGCCTTCGGGGTGGTCCGAAACGGCGAGGTGTGGCTTGAGGGCATGCACATCACACCGTACGAGCAGGGCAACCGGTACAACCACGTGCCGGTTCGGACCAGGAAGCTGCTGATGCACCGTCACGAGATCGAGCGTTTGATCGGGGCGACTGAACAGAAAGGCTGTACCCTGGTGCCGCTCGAGTTGTATTTCTCGGGGGGCCGCGCCAAGGTGGCGCTAGCGCTAGGTAAGGGGAAGAAAGTGCACGATCGTCGGGAAGACCTGAAGCGCCGCATTGCCGATCGCGAGATGGCGCGCGGCTACAAAGGGCGGGAATGA
- the rpsM gene encoding 30S ribosomal protein S13 produces MARIAGVDLPRDKRVETALTYIFGIGLPTSQRLIGETGISPDTRVRDLSDAEVARLRQMIERSVRVEGSLRTEIAMNIKRLMDVGSYRGTRHRRGLPLRGQRTHTNARTKKGPRRAIAGKKKATKK; encoded by the coding sequence ATGGCACGTATTGCTGGCGTCGACCTGCCGCGTGACAAGCGGGTGGAAACGGCGCTGACCTACATCTTTGGGATCGGGCTTCCCACCAGTCAGCGACTGATTGGCGAAACGGGCATCAGTCCGGACACGCGGGTCCGTGATCTCTCGGACGCCGAAGTGGCCCGCCTTCGCCAGATGATCGAGCGCTCGGTCCGTGTGGAAGGTTCGCTGCGGACCGAAATCGCCATGAACATCAAGCGGTTGATGGACGTGGGCAGCTACCGTGGCACTCGTCATCGCCGGGGCTTGCCGCTTCGCGGCCAGCGGACGCATACCAATGCGCGGACCAAGAAGGGACCGCGTCGGGCCATCGCAGGTAAGAAGAAGGCGACGAAGAAGTAA
- the rpsK gene encoding 30S ribosomal protein S11 has product MTAPETPTAAAETAAPAAEKAAEKQVAPVAKGGKRGKKVVEAEGVAHVSATFNNTIITITDSRGNTVAWGTAGKAGFKGSKKSTPFAATVAAEAVGRDAMNLGVRRVHVLVQGPGSGRESAVQALASAGLRVVSIKDVTPIPHNGCRPPKKRRV; this is encoded by the coding sequence ATGACAGCTCCCGAGACTCCGACGGCTGCGGCAGAGACCGCGGCGCCCGCTGCCGAGAAGGCGGCCGAGAAGCAGGTTGCGCCTGTCGCCAAGGGTGGCAAGCGCGGCAAGAAAGTGGTCGAGGCCGAGGGCGTTGCCCACGTCTCTGCCACGTTCAATAACACCATCATCACGATCACCGACTCGCGCGGCAACACGGTCGCGTGGGGTACTGCGGGCAAGGCGGGGTTCAAGGGCTCCAAGAAGTCCACGCCGTTTGCCGCCACGGTGGCTGCCGAGGCGGTTGGCCGTGACGCCATGAACCTTGGGGTGCGGCGCGTGCACGTGCTGGTGCAGGGTCCCGGAAGCGGGCGTGAGTCTGCGGTACAGGCGTTGGCGTCGGCTGGCCTCCGGGTCGTGTCGATCAAGGACGTGACGCCGATTCCGCACAACGGCTGCCGTCCGCCGAAGAAGCGCCGGGTCTAA
- a CDS encoding N-acetylmuramoyl-L-alanine amidase, producing the protein MTLGALVWLAATGLAVAPSGPAAPMALIVATARGEAKISVRSDPAAGPVVAANSLIAWLDGKVRVSGAWAEVEVGRQPFRLLIGAPYYTVGPVVKPLVGTAVVRRDTLFLPIHFVTHVLPAELKTRYRYTAGAARLEDLATPPAVAQRSAPVRGSSPPVPTPSSTPATAAVSAGGDARYLPNGLLRGQVVAIDPGHGGVDPGNPGLFFPRGLKEKDVVLQVGLLLREELQKRGVGVIMTRTTDTLIDLRHRGAYCSDRCNLFVSLHVNSLPRRPGYQNARGFETFYLADAKTEDAARVARMENEAVRFETSSDGPSIGGLDFILKDLQLNEHLRESARLAELMQSHLAEVHDGPNRGVKQAGLMVLTTARRPAVLVELGFSTNREDARLMTTRVGQRNLAQSIADAVVAYLLEYQRRVGSVAVGSSGARE; encoded by the coding sequence ATGACACTCGGGGCGCTGGTTTGGCTGGCCGCCACCGGGCTTGCCGTTGCGCCGTCGGGGCCGGCAGCGCCGATGGCGTTGATCGTGGCTACCGCCCGGGGCGAAGCCAAGATCTCGGTCCGGTCGGATCCGGCCGCCGGTCCGGTCGTCGCGGCGAATTCACTAATTGCCTGGCTCGACGGCAAGGTGCGGGTTTCCGGCGCCTGGGCTGAAGTCGAAGTCGGCAGGCAACCGTTTCGGTTGCTCATCGGTGCGCCATACTACACGGTCGGGCCGGTGGTGAAGCCCTTGGTCGGAACCGCCGTCGTGCGGCGCGACACGCTCTTCCTGCCGATACACTTCGTGACCCACGTCCTTCCAGCTGAGCTCAAGACGCGCTATCGGTACACCGCCGGGGCCGCGCGCCTCGAAGACCTTGCGACTCCGCCAGCGGTGGCACAGCGGAGTGCGCCGGTGCGCGGGTCGTCCCCGCCGGTGCCGACGCCATCTTCGACGCCCGCGACGGCGGCCGTTTCTGCCGGCGGTGACGCACGCTACCTGCCGAATGGTTTGCTGCGGGGTCAGGTCGTTGCGATCGATCCGGGGCACGGCGGCGTGGATCCGGGCAACCCGGGCCTCTTTTTCCCGCGCGGTCTCAAGGAAAAGGACGTCGTCCTCCAGGTCGGTCTGCTGCTTCGGGAGGAGCTGCAGAAGCGCGGAGTCGGCGTCATCATGACGCGGACCACCGATACGCTGATCGATCTCCGGCATCGGGGCGCATACTGCTCTGATCGGTGCAACCTGTTCGTCAGCTTGCACGTCAACTCGCTGCCTCGACGTCCGGGCTACCAGAACGCCCGCGGCTTCGAAACCTTCTACCTCGCCGATGCCAAGACCGAAGATGCGGCCCGGGTGGCTCGGATGGAAAACGAGGCGGTTCGGTTCGAGACATCCAGCGATGGTCCGTCGATCGGCGGGCTCGACTTTATTCTGAAAGACCTTCAGCTCAACGAGCATCTGCGGGAATCCGCCCGTCTCGCCGAGTTGATGCAATCCCATCTGGCCGAGGTGCATGACGGGCCGAATCGCGGCGTCAAGCAGGCGGGGCTGATGGTGCTGACGACGGCGCGCCGACCGGCGGTGCTGGTCGAACTCGGGTTCAGCACCAACCGGGAGGACGCCCGACTGATGACGACGAGGGTCGGACAACGAAACCTCGCTCAGTCGATTGCGGACGCGGTGGTGGCGTATCTCCTCGAGTATCAACGGCGGGTTGGCTCGGTGGCCGTCGGCAGCTCGGGCGCACGGGAGTGA
- the pyrF gene encoding orotidine-5'-phosphate decarboxylase, which translates to MAELILALDLDEGAAALALLERLPETAWVKLGSVLFTSEGPTLVRTVKARGHRVFLDLKWHDIPNTVRGAVRQARRLGVDMVTVHTLGGEAMMAAAKEEAGAGLAVVGVTVLTSHDRASFGEVLGRPIVVEDEVARLVTSARRAGVDGVVSSPAEVTRAAGILGAGAILVTPGIRSAADPRDDQARVATVGEAVRAGSTHLVVGRPVLRAADPGAAWRNLVGELA; encoded by the coding sequence GTGGCGGAACTGATTCTCGCGCTCGATCTCGATGAGGGTGCTGCGGCGCTGGCTCTGCTCGAGCGGCTGCCCGAAACCGCCTGGGTCAAGCTCGGCTCGGTGCTCTTTACCAGCGAGGGGCCAACGCTGGTCCGGACTGTCAAAGCGCGAGGTCATCGCGTCTTTCTCGATCTCAAATGGCATGACATCCCGAACACGGTTCGTGGCGCGGTTCGGCAGGCTCGCCGACTCGGCGTGGACATGGTGACCGTGCACACCCTCGGTGGTGAGGCCATGATGGCCGCGGCCAAAGAGGAGGCAGGGGCTGGCCTCGCGGTGGTTGGCGTCACGGTGCTGACGTCGCACGATCGGGCGTCGTTTGGGGAGGTGCTGGGTCGCCCGATCGTGGTGGAGGACGAGGTGGCTCGGCTCGTGACGAGCGCCAGGCGGGCCGGGGTCGACGGGGTGGTGTCGTCGCCGGCGGAGGTGACTCGTGCTGCAGGGATTCTGGGTGCCGGGGCTATCCTGGTAACGCCCGGCATCCGGAGCGCGGCGGATCCGCGGGACGATCAGGCGCGGGTTGCCACGGTCGGTGAGGCCGTTCGGGCGGGAAGCACCCATCTGGTCGTTGGCCGGCCGGTGCTGCGGGCCGCTGACCCGGGGGCGGCGTGGAGGAATCTCGTAGGGGAACTGGCGTGA
- a CDS encoding DNA-directed RNA polymerase subunit alpha encodes MSIDLTGLVRPHVVEMTRREDNPNVAEFRLQPLERGFGHTLGNALRRMLLSSLRGSAVWGFRLEGVVHEHQTVQGVLEDVHQIVQRLKALTLVLDEDTDEAILRIRREGKGPVYARDIQPNANTRILNPDHLLFTIQDDREISCDLYVNKGRGYVESELHPSDRSFPVDLVRIDAIYNPVRRANFTVSETRVGQRTDYDRLAVMVETDGTITPEDAIAYAAALAQEHFRHFVEFGKVPAARSYAAETAVVLGGLAAQLGRLIDDFGLTVRTLNSLKNSNIRTLKDLVEYSEKELLDVKNVGEKAVAEIGDLLLREGLKFGMSFEEVDGDLRVVKSGVAPTMGAANGS; translated from the coding sequence ATGTCGATTGATTTGACCGGTTTGGTCCGGCCCCATGTGGTCGAAATGACCCGCCGGGAGGACAACCCGAATGTTGCCGAGTTCCGGCTCCAGCCGCTGGAGCGGGGTTTCGGCCATACGCTGGGCAATGCGCTCCGGCGGATGTTACTGTCGTCGCTGCGTGGGTCGGCCGTCTGGGGCTTCCGCCTCGAAGGTGTCGTCCACGAGCACCAGACGGTGCAGGGAGTTCTGGAAGACGTGCATCAGATCGTGCAGCGCTTGAAGGCGCTGACGCTGGTGCTCGACGAGGATACCGACGAGGCGATTCTCCGGATTCGTCGCGAGGGCAAGGGACCGGTGTACGCTCGGGACATTCAGCCGAACGCCAACACGCGGATCCTCAATCCCGACCACTTGCTCTTTACCATCCAGGATGATCGCGAGATCAGCTGCGACCTCTACGTGAACAAGGGGCGCGGGTACGTCGAATCGGAGTTGCATCCGTCCGACCGGTCCTTCCCGGTGGATTTGGTGCGCATCGACGCGATCTACAATCCGGTCCGTCGGGCCAACTTTACCGTCAGCGAAACCCGTGTCGGTCAGCGGACCGACTACGATCGGCTGGCGGTCATGGTCGAGACCGACGGCACCATCACGCCGGAAGATGCGATTGCCTACGCAGCCGCTTTGGCGCAGGAGCATTTCCGGCACTTCGTCGAGTTCGGCAAGGTTCCGGCCGCACGCAGCTATGCGGCCGAGACGGCTGTGGTGCTCGGCGGACTCGCGGCGCAGCTGGGCCGGCTGATCGACGATTTCGGCCTGACGGTCCGCACCCTCAATTCGCTCAAGAACTCGAACATCCGGACCCTCAAGGATCTGGTCGAGTACTCCGAGAAGGAATTGCTCGACGTCAAGAACGTCGGGGAAAAGGCCGTGGCAGAGATCGGCGACCTCCTGCTGCGCGAAGGCCTCAAGTTCGGGATGAGTTTCGAGGAAGTCGACGGCGACCTCCGGGTCGTCAAGAGTGGGGTGGCCCCGACGATGGGCGCCGCCAACGGGAGTTGA